A portion of the Ricinus communis isolate WT05 ecotype wild-type chromosome 10, ASM1957865v1, whole genome shotgun sequence genome contains these proteins:
- the LOC8283051 gene encoding uncharacterized protein LOC8283051 yields the protein MQTATSLSLPWSTPCTQLLFTRNSSSINIKNKTFTATVSSLLSYDWMSVVHYHDKHVIGSHFPNYFKPKATLLSLNCCFNQEAAGAGDSLSQHQQSQNQHSKGFWSNWKANSAEMSSKLAKLGLAAVLAYGLFDAITYTTFFVLAFLGYEKSTGKNPAANLQALLGIVILMWTGNNITRPFRVAGAAAVAPFFDRGLKKIQNYFKFPNLAYAFALVVSIVASLCLTTGGLLILPRWGK from the exons ATGCAGACAGCTACTTCCTTATCTCTTCCGTGGAGTACTCCGTGTACCCAACTGCTCTTTACCCGTAATTCCAGCTccataaacataaagaataaaacttTCACTGCTACTGTCTCCTCTTTATTGTCTTATGATTGGATGTCTGTTGTACATTATCATGATAAGCATGTAATTGGAAGTCACTTCCCAAACTATTTCAAACCCAAAGCAACCCTTCTCTCTCTCAACTGCTGTTTCAATCAAGAAGCTGCTGGAGCTGGAGATAGTCTTTCTCAACACCAGCAATCACAG AATCAGCATAGTAAAGGGTTCTGGAGTAACTGGAAG GCTAATTCTGCGGAAATGAGTTCAAAACTTGCAAAGCTTGGGCTTGCAGCTGTGCTTGCTTATGGTTTGTTTGATGCGATTACATATACAACTTTCTTTGTGTTGGCGTTCCTTGGCTATGAGAAGAGTACAGGAAAGAATCCTGCAGCCAATCTACAAGCACTTTTAGGG ATTGTGATCTTGATGTGGACTGGGAACAACATCACAAGGCCATTTCGAGTAGCTGGAGCAGCCGCAGTAGCGCCATTTTTTGACAGGGGCCTGAAGAAGATCCAAAACTATTTCAAGTTTCCAAATCTTGCTTATGCATTCGCACTTGTTGTCTCAATAGTAGCTTCATTGTGTTTAACAACTGGTGGTTTGCTTATTCTTCCAAGATGGggaaaatga
- the LOC8283050 gene encoding 5'-3' exoribonuclease 3 isoform X1 has product MGIPSFYKWLTEKYPDTVVDVIEARRRMGNGVLLPINTALPNPNGIEFDNLYLDMNGIIHPCFHPSDLQPPPKTYEEVFRNVFMYIDKIFSMVRPRKLLFLGIDGVAPRAKMNQQRSRRFRAAKEAEKEALKMKQFIELEGENSTSLKEPAVLDSNVITPGTEFMDLLSSALRYYIRLRVNRDSGWRGIKVILSDSNVPGEGEHKIMSYIRLQRDLPGYDPNTRHCLYGLDADLIMLALATHEVHFTILREDMFNGNVVFKNSCIGRKNNSSSKRGKKHKFVWNPQKKANSKKKKWMPVKTLEEYVSRLNFKFLYIWALREHLEYDMRIPNLALQTDLERLIDDFIFMCLFVGNDFLPHIPTLEISQGAIDLLMKVYRKEFRRMGGYLTNSFELDLTRVEHFIQAVGLHDDAIFRQHIQKLKEKSARKEERSSKRKLEKLLQNDPHAESISGGSSLLMEKAGGMNFDEPIHHLSAGIDTGDKEEDDWKERYYAKKFKAKTKDEQESIRRDVVIKYMEGLCWVMRYYYEGVCSWQWFYPYHYAPFASDFYGLDDLKIQFTLGVPFKPMDQLMGVLPAASAHALPMFYRKLMTDESSPILDFYPSDFELDMNGKRRKWQAICKLPFIDESRLLSEITKVEHTLTDDERRRNSLGSNFLFVHISHPLADMIIYFFKQNRDPNVLLKIDPELSGGMNGFVYISDNAVCPEEVSSPIDGMRMIAHNRVISVSYRYPLFHYHISRLPQGVILPGKSVCEQDISPLLQHEKVVPAGVSSRRPIPRSVSGTHLANLAHRLVSSCTPIKQDDNLGYKGPNILVDTCNWGGISTTLNSRKRKRSRNKKITIDDGYEGSRMREGECIPQNLKQCIPLEHTDGNCNPCAVKERKAEIRSAKRKRRKQRMKLKKIKEGEGFGVLDKNVVQMKHCIHRQGAGNNSENMCSCINIERLENCFISGKKQGDDAHAGAPGILEIETQVKSKKRKRMSGKSKQIDIDDSHASKGQIGSAAGFLESTSAFPSNNVQKVENSGRMEQQVDGNIEKQSNLSGAENGSLEKLGNGFYKKQGEGCVFHMGTNELGKQAQIKPKRKKRRSKGRTVLNNNLEKLASGCLSMMSNHVGANELEDMGTDKLEKQAQIKPKRKKRRSKGGCVLNNNLEKLESGGLSKQVEHDGNQVGANELMDMGTNEAQIKPKRKKRKLKGRSLLNNNVEKLNLEKLESGSLSKQAEHEGNHVVANELVHMGTNELKKQARLKSKRKKQRLKQRLKRKNNLHNNLEKLKAGDLSNQAGYDDNHDGNRVGDSDFVVQSEGKREGEFDGVPKTLEKVGSNAVEKQLGGDDHAGLGANELVHIDINELEKEAQIKPKRKRRRLKRKNDLHNNLEKLKAGDLSNQAGYDDNHDGNCVGESDFVVQSEGKREGEFDSVPKTLEKVGSNAVGKQLGGDDHAGLGANELVHIGTNELEKEAQMKTKRKKQRLKHKNNLHNNLEKLKAGDLSKQAGYDDNHDSNRVGESDIVVQSEGKRGRI; this is encoded by the exons atggGAATTCCATCCTTCTACAAATGGTTAACGGAAAAGTATCCAGACACTGTGGTTGACGTCATTGAAGCTAGACGGAGAATGGGTAACGGCGTTTTGCTACCTATTAACACGGCTCTCCCTAACCCTAATGGTATCGAATTTGATAATCTATATCTTGACATGAACGGAATCATCCACCCTTGCTTTCATCCTTCAGACCtg CAGCCACCTCCTAAAACCTACGAAGAGGTCTTTAGAAATGTATTCATGTACATTGATAAGATCTTCTCCATGGTCAGGCCTCGTAAACTTCTCTTTCTTGGCATTG ATGGTGTTGCTCCGCGAGCTAAGATGAATCAACAAAGGTCTAGGCGTTTTAGGGCCGCTAAAGAGGCAGAGAAGGAA GCCTTGAAGATGAAACAGTTCATCGAATTAGAAGGGGAAAATTCTACTAGTTTAAAGGAACCAGCGGTATTAGATTCTAATGTAATCACTCCTGGAACTGAGTTTATGGATTTATTGTCATCAGCACTTCGGTATTACATTCGATTGAGGGTGAACAGGGATTCTGGGTGGCGTGGAATAAAG GTCATTCTCTCTGATTCAAATGTACCTGGTGAAGGGGAGCACAAGATAATGTCTTATATTCGTTTGCAAAGAGATCTGCCAGGATATGATCCTAACACACGACATTGCTTGTATGGATTG GATGCAGATCTAATTATGCTTGCATTGGCTACTCATGAAGTCCATTTCACAATCTTAAGAGAG GACATGTTCAATGGAAATGTTGTTTTTAAGAATTCCTGTATAGGAAGGAAAAATAACAGCTCTTCTAAAAGAGGGAAAAAGCATAAGTTCGTGTGGAATCCACAGAAAAAAgcaaattctaaaaaaaaaaagtggatGCCTGTTAAGACTCTGGAGGAATATGTCTCACGGCTGAATTTTAAG TTTTTATACATTTGGGCATTGAGAGAGCATTTGGAGTATGACATGAGAATTCCGAACTTGGCATTGCAGACAGACTTGGAGCGCTTGATTGATGATTTTATCTTCATGTGTTTGTTTGTTGGAAATGATTTCCTGCCACACATACCGACACTAGAAATATCTCAG GGGGCTATTGATTTGCTTATGAAGGTGTACAGAAAGGAATTTCGTCGAATGGGTGGTTACTTGACAAATTCTTTTGAG ttagatTTGACGCGTGTGGAGCATTTTATACAAGCTGTTGGTTTGCATGATGATGCAATATTTAGGCAACATATCCAG AAACTAAAAGAGAAAAGTGCACGCAAAGAAGAACGGTCTTCAAAAAGGAAGCTTGAAAAACTGCTGCAGAATGATCCCCATGCAGAGTCCATAAGTGGTGGTTCTTCTCTTCTGATGGAAAAA GCAGGAGGCATGAATTTTGACGAACCAATCCACCATTTATCCGCTGGCATTGATACTGGTGACAAG GAAGAAGATGATTGGAAAGAAAGATACTatgcaaaaaaatttaaggcCAAGACAAAAGATGAGCAGGAGAGTATTCGAAGAGATGTG gttattaaatatatggaAGGGCTTTGTTGGGTCATGAGATACTACTATGAAGGAGTCTGCTCTTGGCAGTG GTTCTACCCTTATCATTATGCACCATTTGCTTCAGATTTTTATGGTCTTGATGACTTAAAGATTCAGTTCACCCTAGGAGTACCTTTCAAGCCAATGGATCAATTAATGGGCGTATTACCTGCTGCAAG TGCACATGCCCTTCCTATGTTTTACAGGAAACTGATGACAGATGAATCATCTCCTAtattggatttttatccttCAG ATTTTGAGCTTGATATGAATGGAAAACGTCGGAAATGGCAG GCTATCTGTAAATTACCATTCATTGATGAGTCCCGTCTTCTTTCAGAGATTACAAAAGTGGAGCACACATTGACG GACGATGAGAGACGGAGAAACAGTCTGGGGTCAAATTTCCTATTTGTTCATATTTCGCATCCTCTGGCGgatatgataatttatttctttaagcAGAATCGTGATCCTAATGTGTTACTGAAAATTGATCCAGAACTCAG tggtgGAATGAATGGATTTGTTTACATTTCTGATAATGCTGTCTGCCCTGAGGAAGTGTCTTCACCAATTGATGGCATGCGGATGATTGCACACAACAGAGTCAT ATCTGTGTCATATAGATACCCTCTGTTTCATTATCACATCTCAAGGCTACCACAAGGGGTGATCTTGCCTGGCAAG TCTGTGTGCGAACAGGACATTTCACCACTGCTACAGCATGAGAAAGTTGTTCCCGCAGGTGTATCTTCTAGAAG GCCAATCCCCAGGTCTGTTTCAGGCACGCATCTTGCGAATTTGGCTCATCGACTTGTGTCTTCCTGTACTCCTATCAAACAAGACGATAACCTAGGATATAAGGGACCTAATATCCTTGTAGATACATGTAATTGGGGGGGAATCAGCACAACATTGAACTCCAGGAAAAGAAAACGGAGcagaaacaaaaaaatcacCATCGATGACGGATATGAGGGAAGCAGAATGAGAGAAGGTGAATGCATCCCACAAAACTTGAAGCAGTGCATTCCCCTTGAACACACAGATGGTAACTGCAATCCTTGTGCAGTGAAGGAAAGAAAAGCAGAAATTCGATCTGCAAAGcggaaaaggagaaaacagAGAATGAAGttgaagaaaattaaagaggGTGAAGGTTTTGGTGTCCTAGATAAGAATGTTGTGCAGATGAAACACTGCATTCATAGACAAGGTGCGGGTAATAATAGTGAGAATATGTGTAGCTGCATCAATATTGAGAGACTGGAGAATTGTTTTATTAGCGGGAAGAAGCAAGGTGATGATGCTCATGCAGGTGCTCCAGGGATACTGGAAATAGAGACACAGGTGAAatctaagaaaagaaaacgaatGTCTGGCAAAAGCAAACAGATTGACATTGATGATAGTCATGCTTCTAAGGGACAAATAGGAAGTGCTGCTGGATTCCTGGAAAGTACAAGTGCTTTCCCAAGCAACAATGTCCAGAAAGTGGAGAATTCTGGTCGTATGGAGCAGCAGGTAGATGGCAATATTGAGAAACAAAGTAATCTCAGTGGTGCTGAAAATGGCAGTCTTGAGAAATTAGGGAATGGCTTTTACAAGAAACAGGGAGAAGGCTGTGTTTTCCATATGGGCACAAATGAACTGGGGAAGCAAGCACAAATCAAACCcaaaaggaagaagaggagATCGAAGGGGAGAACTGTCTTGAACAACAATCTTGAGAAACTGGCTTCTGGTTGTCTGAGCATGATGTCAAACCATGTAGGTGCTAATGAACTTGAGGATATGGGCACAGACAAACTGGAAAAGCAAGCACAAataaaacccaaaaggaaGAAACGGAGATCGAAAGGAGGATGTGTCCTGAACAACAATCTTGAGAAGTTGGAGTCCGGTGGTCTTAGCAAGCAGGTTGAACATGATGGTAACCAGGTCGGTGCAAATGAACTCATGGATATGGGCACGAATGAAGCACAGataaaacccaaaaggaaGAAACGGAAATTGAAGGGGAGAAGTCTCCTGAATAACAATGTTGAGAAGTTGAATCTTGAGAAATTGGAGTCTGGTAGCCTGAGCAAGCAGGCGGAACATGAAGGTAACCATGTAGTTGCGAATGAACTCGTGCATATGGGCACAAATGAACTGAAAAAGCAAGCACGACTTAAATCCAAAAGGAAGAAACAGAGATTGAAACAGAGATTGAAACGCAAAAATAACCTGCACAACAATCTTGAGAAATTGAAGGCTGGTGATCTGAGCAATCAGGCGGGATATGATGATAACCATGACGGTAACCGTGTAGGTGATAGTGACTTTGTGGTTCAATCTGAGggaaagagagagggagaATTTGATGGTGTCCCAAAGACTCTTGAGAAAGTTGGGAGTAATGCTGTTGAGAAACAACTAGGTGGTGATGATCATGCTGGTCTAGGTGCGAATGAACTCGTGCATATAGATATAAATGAACTTGAAAAGGAAGCACAAATTAAACCCAAAAGGAAGAGACGGAGATTGAAACGCAAAAATGACCTGCACAACAATCTTGAGAAATTGAAGGCTGGTGATCTGAGCAATCAGGCGGGATATGATGATAACCATGACGGTAACTGTGTAGGTGAAAGTGACTTTGTGGTTCAATCTGAGggaaagagagagggagaATTTGATAGTGTCCCAAAGACTCTTGAGAAAGTTGGGAGTAATGCTGTTGGGAAACAATTAGGTGGTGATGATCATGCTGGTCTAGGTGCGAATGAACTCGTGCATATAGGTACAAATGAACTTGAAAAGGAAGCACAAATGAAAACCAAAAGGAAGAAACAGAGATTGAAACACAAAAATAACCTGCACAACAATCTTGAGAAATTAAAGGCTGGTGATCTGAGCAAGCAGGCGGGATATGATGATAACCATGACAGTAACCGTGTAGGTGAAAGTGACATTGTAGTCCAATCTGAGGGAAAGAGAGGGAGAATTTGA
- the LOC8283049 gene encoding SWR1 complex subunit 2, whose translation MENSKEEDASIVFLDRASRQTRGKRMNKLLDEEIEEDELFWSQDALKEEENDNNYEAEQEVADEFDSDFDDDESEPDEEAEDVPSERKQTKKRLIYPGKPPTKKKKKKKVLSKLDRPSKDEKTAEESSAPEHRDVSDDVEGERIVRKSTRTSVIVKQAERDAIRAALQATMKPIKRKKEGEEKRMTQEEMLLEAAQTEIMNLRNLERVLAREEEVKKRAIVHKAVYNGPQIRYFSKDGCSYLEFKGVSFRSEISVASVPYPEKAVCAITGLPAKYRDPKTGLAYATKEAFKIIRKRFVEENTVIKEMDMGALSDSLNGKGFMGRRKRMSSSNRRKMPNLLYLSQFGKAPTIEIDSSE comes from the exons ATGGAGAACTctaaagaagaagatgcatcGATAGTGTTTCTCGATCGAGCCTCCCGTCAAACCAGAGGAAAACG GATGAACAAGTTGCTTGATGAGGAAATTGAAGAGGATGAGTTGTTTTGGAGTCAGGATGCTCTTAAAGAG gaagagaatgataataattatgaagCAGAACAGGAGGTTGCTGATGAGTTTGATAGCgattttgatgatgat GAGTCTGAACCAGATGAAGAAGCTGAGGATGTTCCCAGTGAAAG GAAACAAACAAAGAAACGGCTTATTTATCCTGGAAAGCCTccgacaaagaagaaaaagaaaaagaaagttctGTCGAAATTAGATAGGCCTTCTAAAGATGAAAAAACAGCAGAAGAGTCTAGTGCCCCAGAACATCGTGATGTCTCTGATGATGTTGAAGGCGAGAGAATAGTGAGGAAATCTACAAGAACATCAGTCATTGTTAAGCAAGCTGAGAGAGATGCAATACGTGCAGCTCTGCAGGCAACAATGAAG ccaataaaaaggaaaaaggaaggTGAAGAGAAGAGGATGACACAAGAAGAAATGCTTCTTGAAGCAGCTCAAACAG AAATCATGAACTTGAGAAACTTAGAGCGTGTTTTGGCTAGGGAAGAAGAAGTTAAGAAAAGAGCAATAGTGCACAAAGCTGTCTACAATGGCCCGCAGATAAGATATTTCTCTAAAGATG GTTGTTCGTACCTAGAATTCAAAGGAGTGTCATTTCGGTCAGAAATTTCAGTGGCATCTGTTCCAT ATCCAGAGAAGGCTGTGTGTGCTATAACAGGCTTGCCTGCCAA GTATCGCGACCCAAAGACAGGGTTAGCTTATGCAACAAAAGAagcttttaaaattattcgtAAGCG GTTTGTGGAAGAAAATACTGTCATAAAGGAGATGGACATGGGAGCTCTGTCTGATTCACTCAATGGGAAAGGGTTCATGGGCAGAAGGAAGCGAATGTCAAGTTCAAACAGAAGAAAGATgccaaatttattatacttgtCTCAGTTTGGCAAGGCTCCTACTATAGAAATAGACTCTTCAGAATAG
- the LOC8283050 gene encoding 5'-3' exoribonuclease 3 isoform X2 has translation MGIPSFYKWLTEKYPDTVVDVIEARRRMGNGVLLPINTALPNPNGIEFDNLYLDMNGIIHPCFHPSDLPPPKTYEEVFRNVFMYIDKIFSMVRPRKLLFLGIDGVAPRAKMNQQRSRRFRAAKEAEKEALKMKQFIELEGENSTSLKEPAVLDSNVITPGTEFMDLLSSALRYYIRLRVNRDSGWRGIKVILSDSNVPGEGEHKIMSYIRLQRDLPGYDPNTRHCLYGLDADLIMLALATHEVHFTILREDMFNGNVVFKNSCIGRKNNSSSKRGKKHKFVWNPQKKANSKKKKWMPVKTLEEYVSRLNFKFLYIWALREHLEYDMRIPNLALQTDLERLIDDFIFMCLFVGNDFLPHIPTLEISQGAIDLLMKVYRKEFRRMGGYLTNSFELDLTRVEHFIQAVGLHDDAIFRQHIQKLKEKSARKEERSSKRKLEKLLQNDPHAESISGGSSLLMEKAGGMNFDEPIHHLSAGIDTGDKEEDDWKERYYAKKFKAKTKDEQESIRRDVVIKYMEGLCWVMRYYYEGVCSWQWFYPYHYAPFASDFYGLDDLKIQFTLGVPFKPMDQLMGVLPAASAHALPMFYRKLMTDESSPILDFYPSDFELDMNGKRRKWQAICKLPFIDESRLLSEITKVEHTLTDDERRRNSLGSNFLFVHISHPLADMIIYFFKQNRDPNVLLKIDPELSGGMNGFVYISDNAVCPEEVSSPIDGMRMIAHNRVISVSYRYPLFHYHISRLPQGVILPGKSVCEQDISPLLQHEKVVPAGVSSRRPIPRSVSGTHLANLAHRLVSSCTPIKQDDNLGYKGPNILVDTCNWGGISTTLNSRKRKRSRNKKITIDDGYEGSRMREGECIPQNLKQCIPLEHTDGNCNPCAVKERKAEIRSAKRKRRKQRMKLKKIKEGEGFGVLDKNVVQMKHCIHRQGAGNNSENMCSCINIERLENCFISGKKQGDDAHAGAPGILEIETQVKSKKRKRMSGKSKQIDIDDSHASKGQIGSAAGFLESTSAFPSNNVQKVENSGRMEQQVDGNIEKQSNLSGAENGSLEKLGNGFYKKQGEGCVFHMGTNELGKQAQIKPKRKKRRSKGRTVLNNNLEKLASGCLSMMSNHVGANELEDMGTDKLEKQAQIKPKRKKRRSKGGCVLNNNLEKLESGGLSKQVEHDGNQVGANELMDMGTNEAQIKPKRKKRKLKGRSLLNNNVEKLNLEKLESGSLSKQAEHEGNHVVANELVHMGTNELKKQARLKSKRKKQRLKQRLKRKNNLHNNLEKLKAGDLSNQAGYDDNHDGNRVGDSDFVVQSEGKREGEFDGVPKTLEKVGSNAVEKQLGGDDHAGLGANELVHIDINELEKEAQIKPKRKRRRLKRKNDLHNNLEKLKAGDLSNQAGYDDNHDGNCVGESDFVVQSEGKREGEFDSVPKTLEKVGSNAVGKQLGGDDHAGLGANELVHIGTNELEKEAQMKTKRKKQRLKHKNNLHNNLEKLKAGDLSKQAGYDDNHDSNRVGESDIVVQSEGKRGRI, from the exons atggGAATTCCATCCTTCTACAAATGGTTAACGGAAAAGTATCCAGACACTGTGGTTGACGTCATTGAAGCTAGACGGAGAATGGGTAACGGCGTTTTGCTACCTATTAACACGGCTCTCCCTAACCCTAATGGTATCGAATTTGATAATCTATATCTTGACATGAACGGAATCATCCACCCTTGCTTTCATCCTTCAGACCtg CCACCTCCTAAAACCTACGAAGAGGTCTTTAGAAATGTATTCATGTACATTGATAAGATCTTCTCCATGGTCAGGCCTCGTAAACTTCTCTTTCTTGGCATTG ATGGTGTTGCTCCGCGAGCTAAGATGAATCAACAAAGGTCTAGGCGTTTTAGGGCCGCTAAAGAGGCAGAGAAGGAA GCCTTGAAGATGAAACAGTTCATCGAATTAGAAGGGGAAAATTCTACTAGTTTAAAGGAACCAGCGGTATTAGATTCTAATGTAATCACTCCTGGAACTGAGTTTATGGATTTATTGTCATCAGCACTTCGGTATTACATTCGATTGAGGGTGAACAGGGATTCTGGGTGGCGTGGAATAAAG GTCATTCTCTCTGATTCAAATGTACCTGGTGAAGGGGAGCACAAGATAATGTCTTATATTCGTTTGCAAAGAGATCTGCCAGGATATGATCCTAACACACGACATTGCTTGTATGGATTG GATGCAGATCTAATTATGCTTGCATTGGCTACTCATGAAGTCCATTTCACAATCTTAAGAGAG GACATGTTCAATGGAAATGTTGTTTTTAAGAATTCCTGTATAGGAAGGAAAAATAACAGCTCTTCTAAAAGAGGGAAAAAGCATAAGTTCGTGTGGAATCCACAGAAAAAAgcaaattctaaaaaaaaaaagtggatGCCTGTTAAGACTCTGGAGGAATATGTCTCACGGCTGAATTTTAAG TTTTTATACATTTGGGCATTGAGAGAGCATTTGGAGTATGACATGAGAATTCCGAACTTGGCATTGCAGACAGACTTGGAGCGCTTGATTGATGATTTTATCTTCATGTGTTTGTTTGTTGGAAATGATTTCCTGCCACACATACCGACACTAGAAATATCTCAG GGGGCTATTGATTTGCTTATGAAGGTGTACAGAAAGGAATTTCGTCGAATGGGTGGTTACTTGACAAATTCTTTTGAG ttagatTTGACGCGTGTGGAGCATTTTATACAAGCTGTTGGTTTGCATGATGATGCAATATTTAGGCAACATATCCAG AAACTAAAAGAGAAAAGTGCACGCAAAGAAGAACGGTCTTCAAAAAGGAAGCTTGAAAAACTGCTGCAGAATGATCCCCATGCAGAGTCCATAAGTGGTGGTTCTTCTCTTCTGATGGAAAAA GCAGGAGGCATGAATTTTGACGAACCAATCCACCATTTATCCGCTGGCATTGATACTGGTGACAAG GAAGAAGATGATTGGAAAGAAAGATACTatgcaaaaaaatttaaggcCAAGACAAAAGATGAGCAGGAGAGTATTCGAAGAGATGTG gttattaaatatatggaAGGGCTTTGTTGGGTCATGAGATACTACTATGAAGGAGTCTGCTCTTGGCAGTG GTTCTACCCTTATCATTATGCACCATTTGCTTCAGATTTTTATGGTCTTGATGACTTAAAGATTCAGTTCACCCTAGGAGTACCTTTCAAGCCAATGGATCAATTAATGGGCGTATTACCTGCTGCAAG TGCACATGCCCTTCCTATGTTTTACAGGAAACTGATGACAGATGAATCATCTCCTAtattggatttttatccttCAG ATTTTGAGCTTGATATGAATGGAAAACGTCGGAAATGGCAG GCTATCTGTAAATTACCATTCATTGATGAGTCCCGTCTTCTTTCAGAGATTACAAAAGTGGAGCACACATTGACG GACGATGAGAGACGGAGAAACAGTCTGGGGTCAAATTTCCTATTTGTTCATATTTCGCATCCTCTGGCGgatatgataatttatttctttaagcAGAATCGTGATCCTAATGTGTTACTGAAAATTGATCCAGAACTCAG tggtgGAATGAATGGATTTGTTTACATTTCTGATAATGCTGTCTGCCCTGAGGAAGTGTCTTCACCAATTGATGGCATGCGGATGATTGCACACAACAGAGTCAT ATCTGTGTCATATAGATACCCTCTGTTTCATTATCACATCTCAAGGCTACCACAAGGGGTGATCTTGCCTGGCAAG TCTGTGTGCGAACAGGACATTTCACCACTGCTACAGCATGAGAAAGTTGTTCCCGCAGGTGTATCTTCTAGAAG GCCAATCCCCAGGTCTGTTTCAGGCACGCATCTTGCGAATTTGGCTCATCGACTTGTGTCTTCCTGTACTCCTATCAAACAAGACGATAACCTAGGATATAAGGGACCTAATATCCTTGTAGATACATGTAATTGGGGGGGAATCAGCACAACATTGAACTCCAGGAAAAGAAAACGGAGcagaaacaaaaaaatcacCATCGATGACGGATATGAGGGAAGCAGAATGAGAGAAGGTGAATGCATCCCACAAAACTTGAAGCAGTGCATTCCCCTTGAACACACAGATGGTAACTGCAATCCTTGTGCAGTGAAGGAAAGAAAAGCAGAAATTCGATCTGCAAAGcggaaaaggagaaaacagAGAATGAAGttgaagaaaattaaagaggGTGAAGGTTTTGGTGTCCTAGATAAGAATGTTGTGCAGATGAAACACTGCATTCATAGACAAGGTGCGGGTAATAATAGTGAGAATATGTGTAGCTGCATCAATATTGAGAGACTGGAGAATTGTTTTATTAGCGGGAAGAAGCAAGGTGATGATGCTCATGCAGGTGCTCCAGGGATACTGGAAATAGAGACACAGGTGAAatctaagaaaagaaaacgaatGTCTGGCAAAAGCAAACAGATTGACATTGATGATAGTCATGCTTCTAAGGGACAAATAGGAAGTGCTGCTGGATTCCTGGAAAGTACAAGTGCTTTCCCAAGCAACAATGTCCAGAAAGTGGAGAATTCTGGTCGTATGGAGCAGCAGGTAGATGGCAATATTGAGAAACAAAGTAATCTCAGTGGTGCTGAAAATGGCAGTCTTGAGAAATTAGGGAATGGCTTTTACAAGAAACAGGGAGAAGGCTGTGTTTTCCATATGGGCACAAATGAACTGGGGAAGCAAGCACAAATCAAACCcaaaaggaagaagaggagATCGAAGGGGAGAACTGTCTTGAACAACAATCTTGAGAAACTGGCTTCTGGTTGTCTGAGCATGATGTCAAACCATGTAGGTGCTAATGAACTTGAGGATATGGGCACAGACAAACTGGAAAAGCAAGCACAAataaaacccaaaaggaaGAAACGGAGATCGAAAGGAGGATGTGTCCTGAACAACAATCTTGAGAAGTTGGAGTCCGGTGGTCTTAGCAAGCAGGTTGAACATGATGGTAACCAGGTCGGTGCAAATGAACTCATGGATATGGGCACGAATGAAGCACAGataaaacccaaaaggaaGAAACGGAAATTGAAGGGGAGAAGTCTCCTGAATAACAATGTTGAGAAGTTGAATCTTGAGAAATTGGAGTCTGGTAGCCTGAGCAAGCAGGCGGAACATGAAGGTAACCATGTAGTTGCGAATGAACTCGTGCATATGGGCACAAATGAACTGAAAAAGCAAGCACGACTTAAATCCAAAAGGAAGAAACAGAGATTGAAACAGAGATTGAAACGCAAAAATAACCTGCACAACAATCTTGAGAAATTGAAGGCTGGTGATCTGAGCAATCAGGCGGGATATGATGATAACCATGACGGTAACCGTGTAGGTGATAGTGACTTTGTGGTTCAATCTGAGggaaagagagagggagaATTTGATGGTGTCCCAAAGACTCTTGAGAAAGTTGGGAGTAATGCTGTTGAGAAACAACTAGGTGGTGATGATCATGCTGGTCTAGGTGCGAATGAACTCGTGCATATAGATATAAATGAACTTGAAAAGGAAGCACAAATTAAACCCAAAAGGAAGAGACGGAGATTGAAACGCAAAAATGACCTGCACAACAATCTTGAGAAATTGAAGGCTGGTGATCTGAGCAATCAGGCGGGATATGATGATAACCATGACGGTAACTGTGTAGGTGAAAGTGACTTTGTGGTTCAATCTGAGggaaagagagagggagaATTTGATAGTGTCCCAAAGACTCTTGAGAAAGTTGGGAGTAATGCTGTTGGGAAACAATTAGGTGGTGATGATCATGCTGGTCTAGGTGCGAATGAACTCGTGCATATAGGTACAAATGAACTTGAAAAGGAAGCACAAATGAAAACCAAAAGGAAGAAACAGAGATTGAAACACAAAAATAACCTGCACAACAATCTTGAGAAATTAAAGGCTGGTGATCTGAGCAAGCAGGCGGGATATGATGATAACCATGACAGTAACCGTGTAGGTGAAAGTGACATTGTAGTCCAATCTGAGGGAAAGAGAGGGAGAATTTGA